The Gossypium hirsutum isolate 1008001.06 chromosome D03, Gossypium_hirsutum_v2.1, whole genome shotgun sequence genomic interval CATTATGGTGGGTCTTGGCCCTGCATTAGACACTCCATAAGCATTTGAATTTGCTCATTTGACAAACCTCGTAGAAACTAACCCACAACATTTTAAAATCTACATAACACATATACATTTACACGTTTTAAAGatgatattaatgcataaaactaatacaaaaacaatataattatattattgcTAAATCTAATAATTTCTAGCtttttaaataatacattttattgacattaaaacatgcattttTTATTGGATATATACAAGCTTATATATTGTCAATAATTCAAATGATgccattttattttgttttatatttattcattaaatgtaaGTCCTCATTATTTTTTATCAAGATAGACTCTTTTTTTTGGCAATACAATAAAAAACTAAGACAAAACAATATTAGAATTATTTCGATCTTCCATCAGCAAACTCAACATTAAAATTGAGACCGTTTCAAATATTCGCATATTACTAATACTAGCAACTGAAATTTGtcatttatttaatacataagaaagacattattaatttaaacataaacCTCATGATTCCACACTAACGAAAACTAAAAATATGGTCGAAAATCAAATCTAGGCATGATTTTGGCTACATACCAAATCCAacaatttcttgaaatttttagtGGAGCTTCCGTTTGCTCCAACTGATATTTGTGCAAGTGCAACAACTTCCTTcaaattttctctcattttcttccctttttcttgTGCCAAAATTAGATCCAAGCCCCTCATTATTCCATTCTTCGTCAAAACCCCACTCTCAACAATCACACCAATCTCCCATACATCCTCCACCATTCTTCCATTCACCCCGTGATCCCCAAAAAACGGCCTGAAAATCATTGGCACCCCACCTGCTATGCTCTCTACTAGTGAGTTCCAACCGCCATGAGTTATGAACACCCCAACAGCACCATGGGCTAGCACGTCTCTCTGGGGAGCCCATGGAACTACCATACCATTTGCCCTTTCTAGGAACCCATTGGGCAGATGTACCTTTGATTTATCTCTAAGAGACCATATAAAAGGAACCTGGCTAGCCTCTACTGCTTCTGCTAGTGCAACAAGTTCATTTGGAGGTGGGGTCACAACTGATCCAAAGCTGATATACACCACGGTTGCAGGTTTTTGCTTGTCGAGCCATGTTAGGCAACCATATGGATCTGGAACGGATGGTGGTGGTGTTGCAAGGATGAACGGTCCAACATTCAGGTATTGCTTGAACTTGGATTTCAAATCAGTTGTCCTATCAGGGTCTAGTTCTTCACAAGAGTTTAGGAAGACTGCAGTTGCCTCTGGTAGAACTTGGCCCATTCGATGCAGCATGCGCGAGAAGAATGATTCCAAGTTTCCAAGGACAATTCCTTCAGGCAAGTCACGGATTCGTACTTTAGACATCCCAGGAATGAAGTTGAGGGTTTCATCTTCTCGCCCAACGATGCCTGTATAATTTACATGTACAGACGTGAGTAAATCCATATTTGAAACCAATGTGTATATGTTCATAACATTGTACACAAGCTAGAAGATAAATGGTGGTGCATGTCAGCTTTGAAGTCATTGAAATGAGATATCTATGTTAGGAttgtcccgaataagcaacgaacaagtaaaaatagtagaagaaattgagaagatgaacacacaaatttaacgtggaaaaacccctcaaaagaggataaaaaactacgggcaaagataattttactataatggcaaaagaatgaagagtacaaaagatggagataaaaactaaactccgaaaacccgaaaaacaaagaaccctcaaacgtaaacacaaaattctctgaatgtgttatgagttctaatctaatgggtgtctcttaattctaagattgtaaaggagcctatttataggctaaattagtaagtcaaataaactatactaataaatgctaaatatattatactaataaatactaaatcttctagaaataaaatatatttttgtttaacttgacttgcaagcaatctcttagaatttgggtcacataattCTAACAATCTATCTATCGGCCAAAGGTAGATTATTTAAGCTATAGATAACATACTAAATTTTCTTCAAAATGTTTCCCTTATTTTGCAGCTTTCCATTTTTTTGACAGATTTTTAAAGTACACTTTGATGGAAAATGCTTAAAGTTGAAACTTAGgtgagaaaaaaacaaaaagacaGGGAAGTTACCTCCAACACCAAATTTTTCCCTTATTAAATCAGTATAAACATGGGAAGAGAGGGAGCAAGCCCCTGCAGTCCAAAAAGATACCCAAGGCACACCATTCTCCACCGCTATCTGCTTGGCAAACCAAAAGAAAGCATCAGCAACCAAGCAGCTCACTTTCCTCCCACTCTCTTCCACTGCCAGTTCCATTGCCTTCCTCAAATTCTGGGGTGCAACTTCCATGAACAACTCGATGTCCTCCTGAGGCTTCCCCACGAAAACATAGCCTCCGGGTACTCCATCGTCTACGTTATAAGCTTTAACGTTCGGTGGAGTTGGTTGGGATGTGGAGAAGAAGATAGAGTTGTTGGATTGTGCAGTGCCGAAGAAGGAAAACAAGGTCTTTGGGGACGCCGAGGCTAGCCGGTCGATGATGGCGAGGAGTGGAGCAGCGTGGGTGCCGTGAGGGAATGCGAGAACAGCAACATGGGGATCAACAAGCTGTGACATCACTGCTGCGCGGGAAAGGTTGAGCTTGGATGGGTAAGGGCAGGAAAATGGATTATTAAATAGCCATAGGCCCGTCCAGGTTGGTAAGTATGGTGCCGTACACTGATAATTTTGATATACAAGATTGGGGGTTAGCATACGGCAGTGTATTCGTCCACGCCTCTTCAATCAATGATTAGTTGACTAAGAAAGTGGAGTTGGGATTTGATATAGTTTGCTCACCATTGAATTAGTGTCATCGAACGATTCACATGCTAACCCCCGTTATCTTTTGTTGTTGGATAGTGCGTCTGCTTTCCGCCATAATTAGGTTCGTTTTTTAAATAAACCAACCCCCACGAACACCAGACTTCAGATAAGAAAATTGGAAGCAAGATTTTAAAAGATAACCAATGTTCATTACCTTCACTTGAAATTGTGAAGTTAAAAACAAAGACAAAGCAGTGTAGCGTGTAGCCAAACACTTTCAATCAAatctaaaaaagagaaaaaggttCTCTGCACAACCCTCTGCCGTTAGTATTTCCTTTTTAAAACCTATAGGATGAATCAACAATACTTGAAAACAAGTCATCTAAAAGAACTTCAGTGCATCCCAACTATCATGATAAATACAAATATCAAGCTGGAGCTAGGAAAGGATTACAATGACCCAGATTGTACTACGTCAAACACCTAAATACTCTACACATCACCGAAACCGCCACATATATAGCCCGTGTGCAACCaccattttcaacaaaaataagCAACCTTGGGAAAAACAATGGGTGAAAATGCTGTATCATATCTGATTACATTCAGGGATACAGGTCATAAAATCAAGGCGCAACCTTAACTCCCAagtcaaaattaaacaaattagcCTCCATGCCAAAATTAGCCACATCTACGAGTCTAACATCTCATCTTGTATCTCATTTGGGGCAATGAGCCCTGGGATAGAAAGCATCCGTTGTCGCTCTCTTTCCCTTTGTAGGGCAGCCTCTTCTGCATAGAGATCTTTATTGTCCTGCAGAAAGTAGAATCACATGATCAATTCGTTTCATCAAAAAAAACTACATACAGAGATGATAATTGCTCCTATCAAAATGCCAAAATGGAACTTCCAAGTTCAACTAAAACTAACAGTAGATTTAAACCCCACAAATGCTAAGCATGGACCAATTTACATAATCGTTAGCATAGGAGACTACTCCTTTTTCTTTCAAAGCTTTACCTGAgctgaaaattcttttgattgcACAAGGAAGTCCCgtatgtgatttttaaaagtGGACAAATCATTTCTCGAGTCAAATAATCCATTCACAAATTGAGTAACCTGAAACCCACATCATATCAGTGATGCCAACTcagtaaataaaacaaaaaaacaataGATTGGAAGTGAACCAGTCATTGTACCTCAGCAGCAGTCATGTTGGGGAATGATGTACTCAGAAGCTTTATCGTGTATTCACGAACAAACATTCCATTGTTTGGGTATGGATATGGAACCGTAGCAGCATCCCACAATGGCTCAGTCAACAAACCACTCTCAACCTGAAAATAATGTCAAAGACTAAGATTAAACTAATGCAAATCAGAGAAATCAAGACACAGCAAAATACTTTACCAGGCAGAACAGGTGCTGCAAACCAAGACATGCAACTTGAAACCAGGTTTGTGAAATGTGTCTGTCAAGACGGCAAATATTTCTTGCTCAATTGACAAAAAGTATGTTCGGTAGAACTGGTTGCAAAATTCAGAAGCCTAGCAAGGTGCAAAAACCAAACACTCAGAATCTTTATGTAAACACAAGCTATCAACCATGAGAAACCCCTACATTGTCAGACCTGAAAGTTTTTCAGCATCTCCAATAGAAGATTTAGACCAGTTTCTGCAATATTCCTCTCTGTATGCCGGAATGCCCAAATGATTGAATCCATAACAAGCTTTAATTGCTGATGCAGATGCAAGGAAAAAACAGTAGTAATAAACAATGATTGCCATGAAACTCTTTcaaacaatcaaaaataaatgacaTTAGATAGTATATTATTGAAACAGAAATTTAAAGACATAgttcatgtttttaattaaataagagCTACAAGAGATCAGCAAAAAGAAGAAACTCAAGACCAACCTGACTTGATAACCGTATAAGTGCAGCAAAACAATGAGTAGCAATGGCACGAAGCAGTGAAAAGAATTTGAGGCGATGTTCTGGGTAatcttcaaaatttttggttatcATCTGCAGGGCATGGCAACAAGAAGTTATAGACAGCTTTTGCCTGTAGCACCACATCCTAAGCTTTAAGGAGCTCATGCAACACCCTCTCAACCCATCCCCCATGAGTAAGATTACTCCTTTCAATAATGCAtgcttaaaataaatataaatatacagaTAAAAGACTCACCTCCAGTGTGCACTGAAAAACAGCTTCAAATAGACGGGGAACATCATCTATCATTGCAACTTTATACCTTCATGCATAAATAACagaataaaatataagaaatgcAAAGATTTGATACTAAAAATGACAATAAAAATGACAGAACAAAGTATAAAGAAAAGACATTACTTCAACAGGTAACAGTACAATAATGAAACCATTTTCATCCACAAGGGACCAAGAAAGAGATAGCTCTTTCAGCAACAGAAAGGGCAAGATAATGTGCAAAGTCAACAAGGCCTTCACATATCCTCTTAGCTCCGCTTAGAAGAAATATCAACATCTAACATGCATGATTCTTTGGTATAACAAGCACTAGACAACAAATCCATCCTACCCTCGACATTTGAATCACCAACAAGTGCTTTATATATTCAACAAATTGCAATTACACCATAAATATGGAAGCATGTATGCAGTGATCATCATACTTGTTTATTATTGTGGCAAAAAGTGAAAGAACTTCAGATTCTCTAGCATCAGGCAAATTCCTAGCATAGTCACCAAGAACTGGATCCATCATTGGGGGCACAAATTGTTTCCCAATTTGTGGTTGATCTTCTGCCTTGTCCAAAAATGTTTCAATGAGCTTTAGAGTCTCCCTCTTCACAGATCTGCTTCATAAAGCAcattaaataaacaattttttggTTGAACCAAACAAACAAAAGCAAGTCCACAAAAATCAATCTCACCGTAGAAGTTTCACATAGGATGTTTTTGATGCATAGGGTCCACCTTCTGCAATACTACTTGATATAAGCTCGCTGTACATTCTGTCCAATTTATTACATCACCATAGATTACCCATATTAGAAAGAAATTATTCCATTTTCAAGCTCAAACTTGCATTCTGAACCACTAAATCAGATACCTGTATACATTGAGCATGTCTAGGAAGATCAAAGAAATCTGAGATAAGAAGTGCGTTCCAAGAGAACTGGCAACACTAGTATTTGTCTGCAGAACGAAAAAACTAAATCTAAGTCCCACTAAATCCCAAGAAGCATTGAATTATAACCACAGAATGTAAAACAGAAATAACAAGTCTGCAAGGAAAGAATAGCACTAATCCACCACCAAAGAATCCAGTCAACAAATACACAGACATAAAGCATTAAATGTCATGACAAATAACAATCTTCCCCTCCATATCAATGACACTTTCAAGAACGACCAACCATTTAAATttctacttttattttgaaaattgcaATAGAAACAGTAAAGAACAGCACAGTTTATCTTTAAGCAAAAGGCAGACCCTCATTTACAATATGAAAAACTAGGTGCATCATGTACAATAATATTGAACAAAAGATCTGAAGAAAACACTTCATATGCAAATAGACTTACCTGCAATATGTTCAACACAGTTCTTATCACATCCTGGTCTTTAAGGAAGTCAACACTTTGACGTGCCTGCCCAATAATTTCACCCCATTTCTGCATAACAAGCAGCATCATAAGAACGGGCTTCCAGAACAACCTCACCCTAATGTAAGAGAAACCAAAAACCAACTGTTCCTCTATCAGTGACAAACCTGATTGGGGAGTTCCATCAGTCTCTGCAAGTATT includes:
- the LOC107950567 gene encoding anthocyanidin 3-O-glucosyltransferase UFGT, which encodes MLTPNLVYQNYQCTAPYLPTWTGLWLFNNPFSCPYPSKLNLSRAAVMSQLVDPHVAVLAFPHGTHAAPLLAIIDRLASASPKTLFSFFGTAQSNNSIFFSTSQPTPPNVKAYNVDDGVPGGYVFVGKPQEDIELFMEVAPQNLRKAMELAVEESGRKVSCLVADAFFWFAKQIAVENGVPWVSFWTAGACSLSSHVYTDLIREKFGVGGIVGREDETLNFIPGMSKVRIRDLPEGIVLGNLESFFSRMLHRMGQVLPEATAVFLNSCEELDPDRTTDLKSKFKQYLNVGPFILATPPPSVPDPYGCLTWLDKQKPATVVYISFGSVVTPPPNELVALAEAVEASQVPFIWSLRDKSKVHLPNGFLERANGMVVPWAPQRDVLAHGAVGVFITHGGWNSLVESIAGGVPMIFRPFFGDHGVNGRMVEDVWEIGVIVESGVLTKNGIMRGLDLILAQEKGKKMRENLKEVVALAQISVGANGSSTKNFKKLLDLVCSQNHA